The sequence CTGGGCCGCATCACCGCCTACTCCACGGGCGCCGTGGAGCCGAACGAGCTCTTCTTCGCGCCCATCCAGGCGGTGAAGCGGCTGATGAAGAAGACCGGCACCGGCATCAGCGACTTCGACCTGATCGAGGCCAACGAGGCGTTCGCCGTCCAGGCGCTCGCCAACGGTCAGGGGCTGGAGTGGGACTGGGACCGCGTCAACGTGAACGGCGGCGCGGTCGCGCTGGGCCACCCCATCGGCGCATCGGGCGCGCGGGTGCTCACCACGCTCCTCCACGCCATGAAGGACCGCGACGCTGAGACCGGCCTCGCCACGCTCTGCCTGGGCGGCGGCGACGCGGTGGCGCTGTCGGTGGAGCGGGTGTAGGGCCGGAACAGAAGTGCTAAGTGCCAAGTGCTG is a genomic window of Longimicrobium sp. containing:
- a CDS encoding thiolase family protein, with protein sequence HAEYTAKKAGISRQQADEFSVNSHRKAVAAIQAGKFTEEIVPVEISGRKGTTVVDADEGPRADSSLESLGKLKPAFTKDAPKDVTDPVVTAGNASSMNDGASAVLVVSEEYARAHGLTILGRITAYSTGAVEPNELFFAPIQAVKRLMKKTGTGISDFDLIEANEAFAVQALANGQGLEWDWDRVNVNGGAVALGHPIGASGARVLTTLLHAMKDRDAETGLATLCLGGGDAVALSVERV